The Anabaena sp. WA102 genome contains a region encoding:
- a CDS encoding YggT family protein produces the protein MTGVNLTAWILGPVLGVMTFLFIFRIILTWYPQINLNSLPFSLIAWPTEPFLIPLRKFVQPIGGVDITPIILVAIFSFIREILLGQQGLLTMLDK, from the coding sequence ATGACTGGTGTTAACTTGACTGCTTGGATTCTTGGTCCGGTTTTGGGAGTGATGACGTTTTTATTTATTTTCCGCATTATTCTAACGTGGTATCCCCAAATCAATCTCAATAGCTTGCCTTTTAGTCTAATCGCCTGGCCGACTGAACCATTTTTAATCCCACTGCGGAAGTTTGTGCAACCTATTGGTGGTGTAGATATTACCCCGATTATTTTAGTGGCGATTTTCAGCTTTATCCGAGAAATTTTGCTAGGTCAGCAAGGGTTACTGACCATGTTAGACAAGTAG